The Gammaproteobacteria bacterium genome has a window encoding:
- a CDS encoding amino acid permease, whose amino-acid sequence MSSENKRHEGGVSYHVPGQEYFDKRVLKRHAGVFSLWALGVGAVISGDFSGWNLGFAVAGWGGMFIATIIIAIMYLGLTYSIAEMSPALPHTGGAYSFARTAFGPWGGFITGIAENIEYVLTPAVVVYFIGTYMTQIAGTPDAWQPLWWLAGYIVFVGLNARGVALSFKVTVTVTLIAIAILAFFLLSAVFSGHFDFSRWAMNVGVGANGQAVELAQGGGSMLPMGLKGVFAAMPFAVWLFLAIEQLPLAAEESVDPKRDMPRGIMLGMFTLIGLGFLVLIINPAIPGGAFAYGTSGQPILDGFAAIYGSGWAKLLALFAVAGLVASFHSIIFAFGRQIYSLSRAGYFPHFLSVTHGDHKTPNVALYAGAAVGFVVMLVIWFSEGGETAGTYIGGTLLNMAVFGAMFSYLLQALTFLKLRSTFPSLERPYRSPFGVLGASLTVIIAIATIIFQLTDPLYQQGIIGVAIWYALAIIYFAAYGRKTLVFSPEEEFAVKHREGAAAQK is encoded by the coding sequence ATGTCAAGCGAAAACAAACGGCACGAGGGCGGGGTTTCGTATCACGTCCCCGGACAGGAATACTTCGACAAGCGTGTGCTGAAAAGGCATGCGGGCGTCTTTTCACTATGGGCGCTCGGCGTCGGAGCGGTCATATCCGGCGACTTTTCCGGCTGGAACCTGGGCTTCGCGGTCGCGGGCTGGGGTGGCATGTTCATCGCCACCATCATCATCGCCATCATGTATCTCGGCCTGACCTATTCGATCGCCGAGATGAGCCCGGCACTGCCACATACCGGCGGTGCTTATTCTTTCGCCCGAACGGCATTCGGGCCCTGGGGCGGATTCATCACCGGCATAGCGGAGAACATCGAATATGTCCTCACACCGGCGGTGGTGGTCTACTTTATCGGCACTTACATGACTCAGATCGCCGGCACGCCGGATGCCTGGCAGCCACTCTGGTGGCTCGCGGGCTATATCGTGTTCGTCGGTCTCAATGCCCGCGGCGTGGCGCTGTCGTTCAAGGTGACCGTAACCGTCACGCTGATTGCGATCGCAATCCTCGCGTTCTTCCTGCTGAGCGCCGTTTTCTCCGGCCACTTCGATTTTTCGCGCTGGGCCATGAATGTCGGGGTCGGAGCCAACGGCCAGGCCGTCGAACTTGCGCAGGGCGGCGGTTCGATGTTGCCGATGGGACTCAAGGGCGTATTCGCGGCCATGCCTTTCGCCGTCTGGCTGTTCCTGGCTATCGAGCAATTGCCGTTGGCGGCCGAGGAATCGGTCGATCCCAAACGCGATATGCCCAGGGGCATCATGCTGGGCATGTTTACGCTGATCGGACTCGGCTTCCTGGTGCTCATCATCAATCCGGCGATCCCTGGCGGGGCGTTCGCTTACGGCACATCCGGTCAGCCGATACTTGACGGCTTCGCCGCGATCTACGGGTCGGGATGGGCGAAACTGCTGGCGCTGTTCGCAGTGGCGGGACTGGTAGCGAGTTTCCACTCGATCATTTTCGCCTTCGGCCGTCAGATTTACTCGCTCAGCCGAGCCGGCTATTTCCCGCATTTCCTGTCCGTGACCCATGGTGATCACAAGACGCCAAACGTGGCGCTCTATGCCGGTGCGGCGGTCGGGTTCGTGGTCATGCTCGTGATCTGGTTTTCCGAGGGCGGCGAGACCGCGGGGACCTATATCGGCGGTACGCTTCTGAACATGGCTGTCTTCGGGGCGATGTTCTCCTATCTCCTGCAGGCACTGACCTTCCTGAAGTTGCGCTCGACCTTCCCCAGTCTCGAACGGCCCTACAGGAGCCCGTTCGGTGTTCTGGGCGCAAGCCTGACGGTGATCATCGCCATTGCAACGATCATCTTCCAGCTCACCGATCCGCTTTATCAGCAGGGCATTATCGGCGTGGCGATCTGGTATGCGTTGGCGATCATCTACTTCGCCGCCTATGGGCGCAAAACGCTGGTCTTCTCCCCGGAAGAGGAGTTTGCCGTCAAGCACCGTGAAGGGGCTGCTGCGCAAAAGTAA